The genomic DNA GCGCCCTGTCCGCGAAGAACCTCTCAGCGGCCCAGCGCACTCCCCTGATCGCGGCCTTCCCGAAGATCTTCATCGTCTTCGTCGTCATGATCCCGGGCCTGGTCGCCGCGGTCCTCGTCCCGAAGATCGGCACCCCCGGCTCGGACCTCCAGTACAACGACGCGATCCCGTACCTGATGCAGCAACTGCTGCCCAACGGCGTCCTCGGCATCGCGGTGACGGGCCTGCTGGCCGCGTTCATGGCCGGCATGGCGGCCAACATCTCCTCCTTCAACACCGTCTTCACCACCGACATCTGGCAGAAGTACGTGGTGAAGGACCGCGAGGACGGCTACTACGTCCGCTTCGGCCGCCTGATCACGGTGATCGGCGTCCTGGCCTCCATCGGCACGGCGTTCCTGGCCTCGTCCTTCTCCAACATCATGAGCTACCTCCAGACGCTCTTCTCCTTCTTCAACGTGCCGATGTTCGTGGTCTTCATCATCGGCATGTTCTGGAAGCGGGCGTCGATGAAGTCCGGCTTCTGGGGCCTGATCGCGGGCACGACGGCCGCGATGGTGAACTACTTCGTCATCTACAAGCAGGGCATCATCGACATCCCGTCCGACCAGGGCGCCAACTTCGTCTCCGCGATCGCGGGCTTCGTCGCCGGTGCGGTGGTCATGGTCGCGGTGTCCCTGTTCACCGCGCCGAAGCCCAGCGCCGACCTGCAGGGCCTGGTGTACGGCACCACCTCCCCCGGCATGACGGAGCCGCCCGCCAAGGGCGACGACGCGTGGTACCGCAAGCCGGCGCTGCTCGGCTGGGGGGCGGTCGTCCTGGCCGCCGCCTGCTACATCCCGTTCTCGTTCTGATCGCGGGAGGATTGAGAGAGCATGTCTGATTCCTACTCCGACAAGAACCTGCAGGACGAGGTCTCCGAGCTGGAGACCAAGTCCGTCACCGCCGCGCGGCTGTTCGACATCCGGCGGATCATCGGCGGGCTGTTCGTGATCTACGGCGTCATCGTGACGATCGCGGGCTTCGTGGCGTCCGACGAGGACATCGACAAGGCGCAGGGGGTGAACATCAACCTCTGGACCGGGGTCGGGATGCTGGTCCTGGGCGTGTTCTTCCTGGCGTGGCTGAAGCTGCGGCCCACGGCGCCGCCGACGCCGCCGCTGGAGGAGGCCGACAAGGAGTGACGGTGTCTTCGTGACACCGCCCAGTGCACCGGCGCGTGACCGGCACCCGCGGAGGGTGTGGGCGCGGTGGTGGGGAGCGCAGCCCGGCGCTTACGGGGTGCCTCCCCCAGTGCCTGAACGGCCTGGGAGGTACCCCCACCGCCCACCCGTGCCGCCCCAGCGGCACGACTGCCCGCAGCGACGGCGGCGTGGCGACTGCCCGCAGCGACGGCGGGGGAGCCGCGTACGGCGACGAGCGGGACGCTGAGCGTCGGCGGGGAAAGCCGCGTACGGCGGCAAGGGGTCGTGTCGGGGGGTGTCCGCCCGCAGCGGTTGGCGCGTCAACGGAGTTCGCTTCTGTGGCCGACCGATTCCGCGCCGTTCCGAGGACGGACACCCCCCGGCGCGGCCCCGACCCACCCACCGCACGCACCGCGCCACGCGCACCCTCACCGAAGCCGCACAGGCCGCCGCAGGCACCCCGCTCAACCGCCGGAGGCACCCGCCCGGTCCAGCAACCCCGTCCGCGCCGCCAGCGCGGCGGCCTCGAGTCGGGAGCCCACGCCCAGTTTCATCAGGACGCGCTGGACGTGCGTACGGGCCGTGGAGGGAGCGATGCCCATGCCGGCCGCGATCAGCCGCGTGTCCTCCCCGTCCGCGACCCGCACCAGCACCTCCACTTCCCGCGGCGTGAGCATCTGCAACAGCCGCTGCCCCTCGTCGTCGGGCTGCGCGGCCGGGTTCAGCAGCTCACCGAACGCCCCCTGCAACAAGGCCGGCGCCACCGCGGCCTCCCCGGCCCGCGCCTTCATGATCGCCCGCTCGACGCCCTCTATGCGCTCGTCGTGCCGGACGTACCCCGCCGCCCCCGCCGCGAACGCCGCCGCGATGCCGCGAGGGCTCGGCACCGGGCCCAGCACCAGCACCGCCACCTGCGGACGCTCCCGCTTGATCCGTACCACCGGGTCGAAGT from Streptomyces sp. CB09001 includes the following:
- a CDS encoding LuxR C-terminal-related transcriptional regulator, encoding MGVRLMVVDDHRLLAEALASALKLRGHRVLAAAAPAAGAAELVISRAPEVCLLGTATPAEPGNFDPVVRIKRERPQVAVLVLGPVPSPRGIAAAFAAGAAGYVRHDERIEGVERAIMKARAGEAAVAPALLQGAFGELLNPAAQPDDEGQRLLQMLTPREVEVLVRVADGEDTRLIAAGMGIAPSTARTHVQRVLMKLGVGSRLEAAALAARTGLLDRAGASGG
- a CDS encoding sodium:solute symporter family protein, which gives rise to MQTPTSSTYLAAELRLPTNWLDYTILGIYFVVVLGIGFAARRSVKTSLDFFLSGRSLPAWVTGLAFVAANLGATEILGMAANSAQYGVYTTHWYWIGAIPAMVFLGLVMMPFYYGSKVRSVPEFLLLRFDKASHLLSSALFAVAAILIAGVNLYALAIVVEALLGWPEWVAIVVAGFFVLAYITLGGLSSAIYNEVLQFFVILAGLIPITILGLKKVGGWDGLSDSLSKSHGSDFMTAWGGTGIGSENPLGANWLTIVLGLGFVLSFGYWTTNFAEVQRALSAKNLSAAQRTPLIAAFPKIFIVFVVMIPGLVAAVLVPKIGTPGSDLQYNDAIPYLMQQLLPNGVLGIAVTGLLAAFMAGMAANISSFNTVFTTDIWQKYVVKDREDGYYVRFGRLITVIGVLASIGTAFLASSFSNIMSYLQTLFSFFNVPMFVVFIIGMFWKRASMKSGFWGLIAGTTAAMVNYFVIYKQGIIDIPSDQGANFVSAIAGFVAGAVVMVAVSLFTAPKPSADLQGLVYGTTSPGMTEPPAKGDDAWYRKPALLGWGAVVLAAACYIPFSF